The following proteins are co-located in the Maridesulfovibrio sp. genome:
- a CDS encoding HMA2 domain-containing protein → MNFRKIVELEKHLDVAHHIPGRIRVKFSPLILTKPVTLAAMKEHSELPEAIKDARVNMAARSVVIEYDPEHIQPELIEELIQGTDKDKKAQIISDLYGRLMNNG, encoded by the coding sequence ATGAACTTCCGCAAAATAGTTGAACTGGAAAAGCATCTTGATGTGGCACACCACATACCGGGCAGGATCAGGGTTAAATTCAGCCCGCTCATTTTAACAAAACCCGTAACGCTGGCAGCAATGAAGGAACATTCGGAACTGCCGGAAGCCATCAAGGATGCCCGGGTCAACATGGCCGCCCGGTCTGTGGTTATTGAATACGACCCTGAACATATTCAGCCGGAGCTGATTGAAGAGCTGATTCAGGGAACAGACAAAGACAAGAAAGCACAAATCATCAGCGACCTCTATGGCAGGCTGATGAATAATGGATAA